A genomic region of Elephas maximus indicus isolate mEleMax1 chromosome 10, mEleMax1 primary haplotype, whole genome shotgun sequence contains the following coding sequences:
- the PLA2G4B gene encoding cytosolic phospholipase A2 beta: MALAKVPGTCLLTIRVLQAHGLPSRDLVTPPDCYVTLWLPTASSHRLRTRTVRNCGSPIWNQSFHFWIHSQLKNMVELNIFDQDLLTEDDPVLSVLFDVGTLRAGELQRQSFSLSPQSEQRLEVEFWLQSRIDVAEQLISNGILVARELSCLHVRLEEAGDQTESEGKVQLVVPGSCEGPQEASVGTGSFCFHFPTRWEQELSIHLQDAPQEQLKVPLRALPPGQLVRLVFPTSQNPLLKVELRKEEGPGELAVRLGCGPCTEEQAFLSRRKQVVARALQQALQLEGDLQEDEVPVVAVMATGGGIRAMTSLYGQLAGLRELGLLDCISYITGVSGSTWTLANLYEDPEWSQKDLAGPIELLKTQVTKSKLGVLAPSQLQRYEQELTERARLGYPACFTNLWALINEALLHDGPYDHKLSDQREALRHGQNPLPIYCALNTKEQSLSTFEFGEWCEFSPYEVGFPKYGAFIPAELFGSEFFMGRLMKQLPESRICFLEGLWTNLYAANLQDSLYWSSDPSQFWDRWAQNQASLDKEQVPILKIEDPPSMTGRIAAFFTDLLTWRPLAQVTHNFLHGLHFHKDYFQHPHFSTWKATKLDGLPNQLTPMEPHLCLLDVGYFVNTSCPPLLQPTRDVDLILSFDYNLQGAFQQLQLVSRFCQEQGIPFPPVSPSPEEEYQPRECHEFSDPHRPEAPIILHFPLVNDSFREHSAPGVRRTPEEEEAGQVNLSPSDSPYHYTKVTYSQENVDKLLGLTYYNICNNRELLLAALREAMQRRRQRRLRGPSDSSLPGRPSGSVPPE; encoded by the exons ATGGCTCTG GCCAAGGTGCCCGGGACCTGCCTGCTCACCATTCGTGTCCTGCAGGCCCATGGCCTGCCCTCCAGGGACCTAG TGACCCCCCCTGACTGCTATGTGACTCTGTGGCTGCCCACGGCCTCCAGCCACAGGCTCCGGACACGCACTGTCAGGAACTGCGGAAGCCCCATTTGGAATCAGAGCTTTCATTTCTGGATCCACAGCCAGCTCAAG AACATGGTGGAGCTGAACATCTTTGACCAGGACCTGCTGACTGAAGATGACCCGGTGTTGTCAGTGCTGTTTGACGTGGGGACTCTGCGGGCTGGGGAGCTCCAGCGCCAGAGCTTCTCGCTGAGCCCTCAG aGCGAGCAGCGACTGGAAGTTGAATTTTGGCTGCAGAGTCG GATAGACGTTGCGGAGCAGctcatcagcaatggtatcctggTG GCCCGGGAGCTCTCCTGCTTGCATGTGCGACTGGAGGAGGCAGGGGACCAGACGG AGTCAGAGGGCAAAGTTCAGCTTGTGGTTCCTGGGTCCTGTGAGGGTCCACAGGAGGCCTCCGTGGGCACTGGCTCCTTCTGCTTCCATTTCCCAACCCGCTGGGAGCAAGAGCTGAGTATCCATCTGCAG GATGCCCCCCAGGAGCAACTGAAGGTGCCACTGAGGGCCCTGCCTCCAGGCCAGCTTGTGAGGCTTGTCTTCCCTACGTCCCAG AATCCCCTGCTGAAGGTGGAGCTGAGAAAGGAAGAAGG ACCAGGGGAGCTGGCTGTGCGGCTGGGCTGCGGGCCCTGCACCGAGGAGCAGGCCTTCCTGAGCAGGAGGAAGCAGGTGGTGGCCAGGGCACTGCAGCAGGCCCTGCAGCTGGAGGGCGACCTGCAGGAGGACGAG GTCCCAGTGGTAGCTGTTATGGCCACTGGTGGAGGGATCCGGGCAATGACCTCCCTATATGGGCAGTTGGCTGGCCTGAGGGAGCTGGGCCTCTTGGATTGCATCTCTTATATCACGGGAGTCTCAGGCTCCACCTG GACCTTGGCCAACCTCTATGAGGATCCAGAGTGGTCTCAGAAGGACCTGGCTGGACCCATTGAGTTGCTAAAGACCCAGGTGACCAAGAGCAAGCTGGGCGTGCTGGCCCCCAGCCAACTGCAGCGGTACGAGCAGGAGCTGACTGAGCGAGCTCGCCTGGGCTACCCGGCCTGCTTCACCAACCTATGGGCCCTCATCAACGAGGCACTGCTGCACGACGGG CCCTATGACCACAAACTTTCGGATCAGCGGGAGGCCCTGCGTCACGGCCAGAACCCTCTGCCCATCTACTGTGCCCTCAACACcaaggagcagagcctgtccacCTTTGAATTTGGGG AGTGGTGTGAGTTCTCCCCCTACGAGGTCGGCTTCCCCAAGTACGGGGCCTTCATCCCTGCTGAGCTCTTCGGCTCTGAGTTCTTCATGGGACGGTTGATGAAGCAGCTCCCTGAGTCCCGCATCTGTTTCCTGGAAG GTCTCTGGACCAACCTGTATGCAGCCAACCTCCAGGACAGCTTATACTGGTCCTCAGATCCCAGCCAGTTCTGGGACCGCTGGGCTCAGAATCAGGCCAGCCTGG ACAAGGAGCAGGTCCCCATCCTGAAGATAGAAGACCCACCTAGCATGACTGGAAGGATAGCAGCGTTTTTCACTGACCTCCTGACTTGGCGCCCACTTGCCCAGGTCACCCACAACTTCCTGCATGGCCTCCATTTCCACAAAGATTATTTTCAGCACCCTCACTTCTCCACCTGGAAAG CCACCAAACTGGACGGGCTTCCTAACCAGCTGACACCCATGGAGCCTCACCTTTGCCTGCTGGATGTCGGCTACTTTGTCAACACCAGCTGCCCGCCCCTCCTGCAGCCCACACGGGATGTGGACCTCATCCTTTCATTTGACTACAACCTCCAAGGAGCCTTTCAG CAGCTGCAGCTCGTCAGCCGGTTCTGCCAGGAGCAGGGGATCCCGTTCCCGCCTGTCTCCCCGAGCCCGGAGGAGGAGTATCAGCCTCGGGAGTGCCATGAGTTCTCGGACCCCCACCGCCCTGAGGCCCCCATCATCCTGCACTTCCCACTGGTCAACGACTCCTTCCGGGAGCACTCGGCCCCCG GGGTCCGGAGGACaccggaggaggaggaggcagggcaGGTGAACCTATCTCCATCCGACTCCCCCTACCACTACACGAAGGTGACCTACAGCCAGGAGAACGTCGACAAGCTGCTCGGCCTGACGTACTACAACATCTGCAACAACCGTGAGCTGCTCCTGGCAGCCCTGCGTGAGGCCATGCAGCGGAGAAGGCAGCGCAGGCTGCGTGGCCCGAGTGACAGCTCACTGCCTGGCCGCCCCAGCGGCTCTGTGCCACCCGAGTGA